The genomic DNA GATCGACAGCCGCGTGGCGCTGTCGCGGGGGAACAGGGTGCCGGCGAGTTCGATCGCCTTGACGCGGGCGGCCTGATCGAACTGGTAGCGGGTGTCGTCGGTCACCCGGTCGAGGATCGTGTAGGCTGGCTCGCCGTTCGGGCCGCGCACCAGCGCCTCGTAGGCCCAGACGCTGCCGTCCGCGAGGTCGAGGATCGGCTGAAACGCCATCGTGAAGTCGAAGTCGAGCTTGGTGCCGGCGCGACAGGCGCGGCAGCCGGAATCCTTCGTCATGTGCGGCTTTCGGTGAGTGACCCCGGCCGGCGGACAATGGGCGGCCGCGCTCAACACAACCTTAATGCAAGCGCGCCGGCGGATCGTCGGCGGAATCCAGGGAGGACGGCACCGTGACGCTGACCGATTTCCGCTTCGAGACCGATCCCGACGGCATCGCTCTGGCGACCTGGGACATGCCCGGCCGCTCGATGAACGTCATCACCGAAGGCGTGATGGACCACCTCGAGCAGATCATCGAGCAGGTCGCGTCCGATCCGACGATCAAGGGCTGCGTCATCGCCACCGGCAAGGACAATTTCTCCGGCGGCGCCGACCTCACCATGCTGCAGGGCCTCGGCCGGGCCTACGAGCAGCTGAAGGCCGAGCAGGGCGAAGAGGTGGCGATGCGCCACTTCTTCGAGGCCTCCCGGCGCCTATCGCTGTTGTTCCGGCGGCTGGAGACCTGCGGCAAGCCCTTCGCCGCGGCCATCCAGGGCCTGTGCCTGGGCGGCGCCTTCGAGCTGGCGCTGTCGTGCCACTACCGGGTCGCGTCCGACGACGGGAAGACCCGCGTCGGCCTGCCGGAGATCAAGGTCGGCCTGTTCCCGGGCGGCGGCGGCACGCAGCGGGTCGCGCGCCTGATGCAGACCGGCGACGCCCTCCAGATGCTATTCAAGGGCGAGCAGATCCGCGCGCCCATGGCCAAGGGCATGGGGCTGATCCACGCGGTGGCGCCGCAGGCCGAGATTGTGGAGCGCGCCAAGGCCTGGATCCGCGAGGGCGGCTCGGCTGTGGCACCCTGGGACGTGCCGAAGTTCAAGGCGCCGTCCGGCAAGGTCTACTCGCCCGCCGGCATGATGATCTGGCCGCCGGCCAACGCCATCTACCGCCGCGAGACGCACGACAACTACCCCGCCGCCAAGGCGATCCTGGCCTCCGTCTACGAGGGCCTGCAGCTGCCGATGGACCTCGCCCTGCGGGTCGAGAGCCGGTACTTCGCGCATATCCTGCGCTCGACCGAGGCGGCGGCGATGATCCGCACGCTGTTCATCTCCATGGGCGAGCTGAACAAGGGCGCGCGCCGCCCGAAGGACGTGCCGGCGACGAACCTCCGCAAGGTCGGCGTGATCGGTGCCGGCTTCATGGGCGCGGGTGTCGCCTACGTCACCGCCCAGGCCGGCATCGAGGTGGTTCTCGTCGACCAGTCCGTCGAGGCCGCCGAGAAGGGCAAGGCCTACGCCCACACCCTGATCACCGGCCAGATCAACAAGGGCCGGGCCAAGACGGCCGACCGGGAGGCGCTGCTCGGCCGGATCCAGGCCACGGCGGATTACGGCGCCCTCGCCGAGTGCGACCTCGTGATCGAGGCCGTCTTCGAGGATCCGCGCGTGAAGGCCGAGGTGATCCAGAAGGTCGAGGCGGTGATCCGCCCCGACGCGATCTTCGCGTCCAACACCTCGACCCTGCCGATCACCGGGCTGGCCAAGGCGTCGCAGCGGCCGGCGCAGTTCGTCGGCATCCACTTCTTCTCGCCGGTGGAGAAGATGATGCTCGTCGAGATCATCAAGGGCGAGGCGACCGGGGACGCGGCGCTCGCCGCCGCTCTCGACTACGTGCGGCTGATCAAGAAGACCCCGATCGTCGTCAACGACGCCCGCGGCTTCTTCGCCAACCGCTGCGTCGGCGCCTACATCCTCGAGGGGCACAAGATGCTCGCCGAGGGCGTGCCGCCCGCGATGATCGAGAGCGCCGGCCGCCAGGCGGGCATGCCGGTCGGGCCGCTGTCGCTCAACGACGAGGTCGCCCTCGACCTCGTGCTCAAGATCGCCAAGGCCACCGAGGCGCAGGTGGGGCAGGGCGCCGTCGACCCGGCGCAGAAGGCGATCCTCGCCGAGATGGTCGAGAATCAGGGCCGGCTCGGCCGCAAGAACCGCAAGGGCTTCTACGACTACCCCGAGGGCGCGCCGAAGCGCCTCTGGCCCGGCCTGAGGGACCTGCAGCCGAACCGCCTCGATCCCGACGCCGTCGACTTCACCGAGCTGAAGCAGCGGCTCCTGGTGGTCCAGGCGCTGGAGGCCGCCCGCACGGTCGGTGAGGGCGTGGTCACCGATCCGCGCGAGGCCGATGTCGGCTCGATCCTCGGCTTCGGCTTCGCGCCGTTCACCGGCGGGACCCTGTCGTACATCGACTTCATGGGCGCGGCGGCCTTCGTCGACCTCGCGCGGTCGCTCGAGGCCAAGCACGGGCCCCGTTTCCACGTGCCCGACAACCTAGCCGCGATGGCCGAGCGCGGGGGCACGTTCTACGCCGGCGCCGAGAAGCGCGCCGCCTGAGCACCGTCGGCCGGACGCCCGCTCGCGGCGTCCGGTAGCTGGGCGAGTTCCTCCAGCAGGACCGTCCGCGCGCAGGCCCCGAAGGCCCGCATCAGGCGGCCCCGGGCGTGATCCGGGGGGAACAGCAGCGCGAAATGCACGGGGAGCGCGGGGGCGAAGGGCCGGATCGCGATCGGCGAGACCTTCGCCTCCTCGTGGGCCGCCAGCGGATTCATGACGCTGACCCCGAGCCCGGCCGAGACGAGCGTGCAGATCGAGGCGCCGAGGCCGGCCTCGGCGGTGATGGTCAGGCCGATCCCGGCCGCCTCGAAGATGGCCTCGGTCCGGCCGCGCAGGGCGCTCCCGAGCGAAGCGGCGACGAACGGTACGCCGTTAAAATCCGCGGGCGCGAGCGCGGCCCGCGCGGTGAGGGGATGGTCGCGCGGCAGGACGGCGACGCAGGCCCGGGTCTCGACGTGCTCGGCGCGCGCCTCCGGAGCGTCGCCGTACAGCATGGTCAGCGCGGCGTCGCAGGAGCCCGTCGCGAGCCAGTGGTTCACGGTCTCGTCGTCGCCGGAATGGATCGCCACGGTCACGTCGGGATGCGCCGCGCGGAAACGCACGACCGCCCGCGCGAGGAGCCCGCCCGCCAGCCGCGGCATCGCGGCCACCCGCAGCCGCTCCGTCCCGAAGGCGCGGATCCGCGCGGCCGCGAATTCCAGGCTGGTGAGACCCACGAAGGCGCGCTCGACCTCCGCGTGGAACCGCGTTCCGTCGAGGGAGGGCACGACCCGGCTCCCGCTCCGATCGAACAGGGGCAGGCCTGTGATGGTCTCCAGCTGGGCGATCAGCCGGCTGACCTGCGGCTGCGAGGTGTGGAGCCGGCGGCTCGCCTCGGTCATCGACCCGGTGGCGACCACGGCCCGGAACGCCTCGATGTGCCGGAAGGTCATGCGCCGCTCGGCCATATCAGATCCGTATGCTCGGCAGGTGAATCGGCATTGGACGCCCGCGCGCGGCCGCTCCTAGGATCGACCGGCAAAGCTTCGGGCCGACTCCCCGTCGGGGCAGCCCGGTGCTTCTCCGGTTCAGACATAGCGAGGGGGTTCGGATCGTGTCGAGGACGCTGCCGCTTCTGTTGGCCACTCTGTGCTGGGCCGGGCTCGCCGCGCCGTCGGCCGCCGAGGGGCGCCTCGACAAGATCCGCGCGACCGGGCAGATCAGCCTCGGCTTCCCGGACGCGTCGCCACCCTTCGGCTTCCTCGACCAGAACGCCAAGCCGGTGGGCTATTCTCTGGAGATATGCGAGCACGTCGCGCAGAAGCTCAAAGCCGTTCTCGGCATGAACAAGCTCGAGGTGCGCCACGTGCCGGTGATGTCGGCGACCCGGATCCCGCTGATCAACAACGGTACGATCGACCTGGAATGCGGCACCGCCAGCAACCTGCCCGAGCGGCATAAGCTGGTCTCGTTCGCGCCGACCACCTTCGTGGCGCAGGTGGTGCTGGTGGCCAAGAAGGACACGCCGGTGGATGTCGACGACATCGCGTCCTTCCGCGGCAAGGCCATCTCGGCCCAGGCCGGCGGCGAGACACAGCGCGTCGCCACCCGGATCAACGTCCGCGACAAGCTCGACATTCAGGTGATGCCCGCCAAGGACACCGCCGAGGTGTTCCTGCTCGTGGAGACCGGCCGCGCGGCGGGCGCCATCAACGATGACGCCCTGGCCCACGCCACGGTGGCGGGCGCCAAGCGCCCGGCGGATTACAAGATCGGCACGAAGGGCCTGGAATTCGCCCCCTACGGGATCCTGGAGCCCAAGGACGACGCGGCCTTCAAGGCGGCGGTCGACAAGGCGGTGGTCGAGTTGATCCAGGACGGGACCGTGGCGCGCCTCTACGGCAAGTACTTCGAGCAGCCGATCCCGCCGAAGGGTATCAACTTGGAGTTGCCGATGAGCGACGTTCTCAGACGTGCCCTCGCCAACCCGACCGATTCCGGTGACGAGGGGGCGTACCGGTAAAGCGGCGGGATCGACATGCGAAACGAACACGGCGAAGCGGCGGACGCGCCGACCGTCGTCGACCTGCGGAGCGACACGGTCACGCGGCCGACCGAGGCGATGTACGCCCGGATGCGGTCGGCGCCGCTGGGCGACGACGGGCTCGACGCCGACCCGACCGCCTGCGCGCTGGAGGAGACCGCCGCCGTTATGCTCGGCAAGGCGGCCGGCCTGTTCGTGCCGAGCTGCACGATGGGCAACCTGCTGGCGATCCTGGCCCAGGTTCAGCGCAGCGAGCAGGTCCTGCTGGAGGCCCAGGCCCACATGCTCCAAACCGAGCGCGGGGCCGCCACCCTGACGGGCGCGTTCCTGTACGGGATCGCCGGAACCGACGGTGCCATGGATCTCGACCGTCTGGAGGACGCCCTCCGGCCCAGTGCGAGCCCGCTGCGGACGGCCATGATCGCCCTGGAGACCTCGCACAACGCCGCCGGCGGCACCGTGCTGCCGCCGGACCACATGGCGGCGGTGGCGGGGATCGCCCGCGCGCGCGGGATAAAGGTCCATCTCGACGGGGCCCGTCTGTTCAACGCAGCGACCCATCTCGGCGTCGCGCCGGCGGACCTCGCCGCCCATGTCGATACCGTGTCGCTGTGCCTGTCGAAGGGCCTGAGCGCCCCGGTCGGGGCGGTGCTCGCCGGTGACGGGCCGGTGATCGCGGCGGCACGGCGCCTGCGGAAGATGATCGGCGGAACGCAGCGGCAGGTCGGGATCGTGGCGGCCGCCGGGCTGGAGGCGATCACCGTCATGGGCGCACGCCTCGCCGAGGATCACGACCGGGCCCGGCAGCTGAGCGACGGGCTGAACGCCATGCCGCCCCTCGCGGCGACCGCGCCGCAGACCAACATCGTGCAGGTCGATGTCTCGCGGACGGGGTGGGACAGCGCGCGCTGGGTGGCCGATCTCGACGCGGCCGGCATCCGCTCGCGCCCGCTCGGCGCGCGGCGGCTTCGGCTCGTCACGCACCGGCACATCGCGCCGGCCGACGTCGATCGCGCTGTCGCGGCCTTCCGCGCCTGCCTCGACGCGGCCTGACCGGTCAGGCCGCGCCCGCGACCCGGGTCTTCGCGCCGAGCATCCGGGCGAGGAGCACGACGTCGCCGGCATTGTCCGAGAGCAGGTCGGTGATGTCGCCGACCTCCAGCGCCTTCACGTGGCGGCAGCGCATGCCGTAGCGGCCCGCCGTGCAGGTGCAGCGCAGCTCCGGGCCGCCCGGCCGCTCCTCGAGGCTGACGTGGTAGCGGTTGCCGGTCGACCCGCGCATGGCGAAGCGCAGGGCCGCCGGCTCCTCGGGGAAGGCCGCCAGGGCCCGGCCGCTGATCGCTCCCGGCGCGCGGCGCGGCACGGCGGGACCGCCGACCGCCCGCGTGACCGGGAGGCCGAGCGCGGCCGCGAGGGCGTGCATGTCCGCGACCGCCCGCTCGCGCATCGCGGCCAGCGCGATCTCCGCGCACGCATAGGCGTCCTCGCCGGCATCGTGGTGCTCGAAGCGGATGCCGAGGCGCCGCGCGACCTTGCCGAGCCCGCAGCCCTCCGGCGCCGGGAAGACCCGGCGAGACACCTGGACCGTGCAGAGATAGGCGAGATCGGGCACCGGCAGGCCTGCCCGGGTCAGGCCGGCGCGCAGGACGCCGATATCGAAGCTCGCGTTGTGCGCCAGGATCAGCCCGCGCGCGAGATCGCCGAGATAGGGCGCCATGACGGCGGCGAAGTCGGGCTTGTCGGCGACGTCGGCCGGCAGGATGCCGTGGACGCGAATGTTGCCCGGTGCGAAGCGCATCTCGGGGGGCCGGATCAGGTGGCTCTCGCGGCGCACGACCCGGCCATCCGCGATCCAGGCGAGCCCCACCGCGCAGGCGCTGTCACGCCGCTCGTTGGCCGTCTCGAAGTCGAGGGCCAGGACCGTCATCGCGGTTCAACCATACCGGGTGGAAGTTCTCGGGGTGTTCCCCGAGAGGTCTAGGCCGGCCGGACTCGGGCTTCAACCCTGCGCCACCATCGCCAGCCAATCGTCCTCCGAGACGACCCGGACACCGTGCTTCTGGGCGTCCTTCAGCTTCGAGCCCGCTCCCGGGCCGGCGACGACCAGGTCGGTCTTGGCCGAGACCGAGCCCGAGACCTTCGCGCCCAGCCGCTCGGCCACCGCCTTGGCCTCGTTGCGGGTCATCTTCTCCAGGGCGCCGGTGAAGACCACGGTCTTCCCCGCGAAGGTGGAGGCCGCGGCGGCCCGCTCCATCGGCTGCACCGCGACCGCGTCGAGCAGCGCGGTGACGGCGTCGGCGTTGTGCGGCTCGGAGAAGAACAGGAGCAGGGCATCGGTCGCCACCGGGCCGATCTCGCCGTCGTCGGCGAAGACCCGGTAGGCATCGCCGGGACGCTGCGCCGCAGCCTGCGCGATCGCGGCGCGCACCGCGTCGACGTCGCCGTAATGGGCGAGGAGGTTCTCGCGCTGGACGGCGCTCAGGCGCGCCCGCTCCTTGGCCGGCGCCGCGTCGTCCTCCGGGAAGCCGAGATCGAGGAGCCGGTCCCGGGTGGTGCCCCCGACGCGCGGCACTGCGGTGAGCTCGACCCAGTCGGGACCCGGCTGCGCCGCCGCGGCCTCGCGGATCGCCGCGATCAGCGTCGGCATGTCGGCGAAGCGCTTCGCCAGCGCCTTGGCGGTCGCCTCGCCGATCTGCGGGATACCGAGGGCGAAGAGCAGGCGGTTCATCGGCACCGCGCGCCGTGCCTCGACGGCGGCGAGCAGGTTCTTGATCGCCTTGTCGTCCTCGTCGCCCTTCTTCTTGGCGGCCTTCTTGGGCGGCTCGGCCGTCCCCGATTCCGCGCGCCGCTCGGCCGACAGCGCCTCGCGCCGCGCCACGATCGCGGCCTTGAGTTCCTCGAAGTCCAGGCGGAACAGGTCGGCGGGCTGGCGCACCAGTCCGGCCTCGAACAGGACCTCGATATACGTCTCGCCGAAGCCCTCGATGTCGAAGCCGTTGCGCGACACGAAGTGCTTCATCCGCTCGACGCCCTGCGCCGGGCAGATCAGGCCGCCGGTGCAGCGGCGCACCGCGTCGGGCCGGCCGGTGCGCGGGTTGATGGCGCGGACGGCTCGGCTGCCGCAGGCCGGGCATGACTCCGGGAACGCGTAGGGCCGCGAGTCGGCCGGGCGCTTCGTGAGGTCGACGTCCATGACCTTGGGGATAACGTCGCCGGCCCGGACCACCGTCACCGTGTCGCCGACGCGGATGTCGCGGCCGTCGCGGATCGGCTCGCCGTCGGCGCCGACGCCCTTCACGTAGCCCTCGTTGTGCAGGGTGGCGTTCGACACGACGACGCCGCCCACCGTCACGGGACGGAGCTTGGCCAGCGGGTTCAGCGAGCCGGTGCGGCCGACATTGATGACGATGTCCTCGACGACCGTCGTGGCTTCCTGGGCGGCGAATTTGTGGGCGAGCGCCCAGCGGGGCGAGCGCGAGACGAAGCCCAGCCGCTTCTGGAGCGCGAGGTCGTCGACCTTGTAGACGACGCCGTCGATGTCGTAGCCGAGCCCGGCCCGGTCCGCCTCGATGCGGCGGTAATGGGCGAGCATCGCCGCCGTGTCGGTGAAGGTCTCGGTGCGCGGGTTCACCGGCAGGCCCCAGGTCGCGAACTGCTCCAGCACGCCGGTCTGGGTCTCGGCGATCGGCGCCGACAGCTCGCCCCAGGCATAGGCGAAGAATCGCAGCGGCCGGGACGCGGTGATCGCGGGATCGAGCTGGCGCAGGCTGCCGGCGGCGGCGTTGCGCGGGTTGGCGAAGAGAGGCTTGCCGGCCGCTTCCTGCCGGGCGTTGATGGCGGCGAAGTCGGCGTGGGACAGGTAGACCTCCCCGCGCACCTCGCAGATCTCCGGCCAGCCGGCCCCCGCGAGCACCGCCGGGATGTCCTGCACCGTGCGGGCATTGGCCGTGACGTTCTCGCCGACCTCGCCGTCGCCGCGGGTGGCGGCGGTGTCGAGCCGGCCGTTCACGTAACGGAGCGATAGGGACAGGCCGTCGATCTTCGGCTCGGCCGTGAAGGCGAGGGGAGTGTCGTCCGACCAGCCGAGGAAGCGGCGCACGCGCGCGACGAACTCGGCCACCTCCGCGTCGTCGAAGGCGTTGCCCAGCGAGAGCATGGGCACCGCGTGCCGCACCTTGGCGAACTTCTCCGAAGGCTTCGCGCCGACCGACGTGCTGGCGGCGCCGGTACCGGCGAGATCGGGGAAGCGGGCCTCGATGTCTTCCAGGCGGCGGCGCAGCCGGTCGTACTCGGCGTCCGATATCTCGGGCGCGTCTTCCTGATAGTAGAGGCGATCGGCCTCCAGGATCGCGTCCGACAGGCGCGCGTACTCGGCGCGCGCTTCCTCGGCGGTGAGGTCGAGATCGAGCGGTTCGGATTTCGTTGCGGCCATGCCGGGGTTCTAACGCATCGGCGGCCGGCGGGGAGCCGGCCGCGGCGCGCAGTCCCCGATTCCCTCACGGGCGGGGGCTGAGCAGATCGCCGCGCCTCGCCATGCGGAAGGCCGCGAAGAACGTCGCGGCGACCAGCGCGGCGAATGCCTGCAGCGGCAGAGCCGGGGCCAGCCAGCCCGCGACCGCGGTCCCGGCGACCGAGCCGAGATTCATGGACGCCATGTACACCTCGAACTGCGTGGCCGCGCCCGGACGGCCCCGACTCGCCGCGAGCAGCGCCGGCATCAGGGCGACGATCAGCAGGCCGGGCAGCACGCTGGTGAGCGCCAGGATGGCCGGTGCCGCGGCCCCGACGAGCCCGGCAGCGATCAGGATCCCGGCCAGCACGAAGGTGACGGCGCTGCCCAGAAGCAGGGCGCGCAACGGCGACGCCGCTCCCGCGCGGTCCGACCAGACACCCACCGCGACGGCTCCCGCCGTGCCGCTCACCAGGGTCAGCACGGCCTGCAGTCGCGACAGGCCGGCGGCCTCCCAGCCCTGCCGCTGGAGGAGATCGATCGCGAAGGGCAACTCGAACAGGCCGAGCGCCGCGTCGACGCCGAAGCACAGGGCGAGCAGCCGCAGGGCGCGCGGACGGCGCAAAGCCACGACCGTCCGGCGCAGGAAGCGGCGGAACGGGACGCGCCGCGGCGCCGGTCCGCGGCGATCGAGCGACCAGAACGGATCGCTCGGCGCCTCGCGGACCAGCAGCATCGGCAGGCTCGCCACGATCGCGGCGGCGAACAGACATTGGGCGCTCGCGGAGAAGCCCCAGCTCGCGAGCGACCAGCCGAAGAGTGCGGCGCTGAGGCTCGTTCCGGCCACGAAGCCCGCCCGGGTGCAGGCGCTGACGCGGCCGAGCTCACGGGCCGGGACGTGATCCATGATCATCCGGTCGCAGGCGGTATCGAGGAGCGACGCGAACAGGCTGTGGACGAGGAAAACCAGGCCGAGCGCTCCGACGGCGTGGCCCCCGGGGACGAGGAGGAGCGCCAGCGTCGCGTGGCATCCGACCAGGGCGGCGACCGCGAAGGGGCGGCGCCGTCCCATCCGCGTGTCCCCGGCCCGGTCCACCCAGGGCCCCCAGAGCAGGGGCTGCAACGTCCACGGCAGGCCCGCCAGAGCGAAGTGCGTCCCCACCTCCGTGGAGGAGACGCCCTGCGCCGCGAGATGATTGGCGAGCGCCGTCAGCGAGAAGCCCGCGATGAGGCCCTGATAGAGATAGGTGGCGAAGAATACCCCGTAGCGGACCGGCCGCAGGCCGAGGCTCGGTCTGCCGGACAGGCCGACGCGGAGATCCGTGCCGGACACCGTCACGGAGCGCGGCGCTCCTTGCGGGAGACGGGCGGCGATCCGATGCTGCTCCTTCCTTCCATCGGATCGCCGCCCGTGCCGTTTCGCTCCCCTGACGCTAGCGCCACTGCTTTCGCCTCGCGAGGTGGCGCGTGAGCGCGGTCGAGGTCTGGATCGTCGACCTCGCCCTGACCCCGGGCCAGATCGACCGGTGCGAGGCCGTTCTCGACGCCGCGGAGCGCGGGCGGGCGGACCGGTTCCTGCGCCCGGTGGATCGGGCGCGGTTCCGCGCCAGCCACGCCGCGCTGCGGCTGATCCTCGGCGACGCGCTCGGTCTCGCGCCGGCCGACGTGGAGTTGCTGGCCGGAGCCGGCGGCAAGCCGGAGCTCGCGGGCGGGGCGCGGGGGGCCGCAGATTTCAACCTGTCCCATTCCGGCGCGCGCGCGCTGATCGGGCTCGCCCGTGACGCGTCGATCGGTGTCGATGTCGAGGCCGTCCGGCCGATCGCCGACGCGCTGCGGATCGCGGCGGCCCATTTCGCCGCCGACGAAGTGTCGGCCCTCGCCGGAGCCCCCCATGGCGCGGTCGAGCGTCGCTTCTTCGGACTTTGGACCCGCAAGGAGGCGGTGGTGAAGG from Methylobacterium radiotolerans JCM 2831 includes the following:
- a CDS encoding 3-hydroxyacyl-CoA dehydrogenase NAD-binding domain-containing protein, with the protein product MTLTDFRFETDPDGIALATWDMPGRSMNVITEGVMDHLEQIIEQVASDPTIKGCVIATGKDNFSGGADLTMLQGLGRAYEQLKAEQGEEVAMRHFFEASRRLSLLFRRLETCGKPFAAAIQGLCLGGAFELALSCHYRVASDDGKTRVGLPEIKVGLFPGGGGTQRVARLMQTGDALQMLFKGEQIRAPMAKGMGLIHAVAPQAEIVERAKAWIREGGSAVAPWDVPKFKAPSGKVYSPAGMMIWPPANAIYRRETHDNYPAAKAILASVYEGLQLPMDLALRVESRYFAHILRSTEAAAMIRTLFISMGELNKGARRPKDVPATNLRKVGVIGAGFMGAGVAYVTAQAGIEVVLVDQSVEAAEKGKAYAHTLITGQINKGRAKTADREALLGRIQATADYGALAECDLVIEAVFEDPRVKAEVIQKVEAVIRPDAIFASNTSTLPITGLAKASQRPAQFVGIHFFSPVEKMMLVEIIKGEATGDAALAAALDYVRLIKKTPIVVNDARGFFANRCVGAYILEGHKMLAEGVPPAMIESAGRQAGMPVGPLSLNDEVALDLVLKIAKATEAQVGQGAVDPAQKAILAEMVENQGRLGRKNRKGFYDYPEGAPKRLWPGLRDLQPNRLDPDAVDFTELKQRLLVVQALEAARTVGEGVVTDPREADVGSILGFGFAPFTGGTLSYIDFMGAAAFVDLARSLEAKHGPRFHVPDNLAAMAERGGTFYAGAEKRAA
- a CDS encoding LysR substrate-binding domain-containing protein, producing the protein MTFRHIEAFRAVVATGSMTEASRRLHTSQPQVSRLIAQLETITGLPLFDRSGSRVVPSLDGTRFHAEVERAFVGLTSLEFAAARIRAFGTERLRVAAMPRLAGGLLARAVVRFRAAHPDVTVAIHSGDDETVNHWLATGSCDAALTMLYGDAPEARAEHVETRACVAVLPRDHPLTARAALAPADFNGVPFVAASLGSALRGRTEAIFEAAGIGLTITAEAGLGASICTLVSAGLGVSVMNPLAAHEEAKVSPIAIRPFAPALPVHFALLFPPDHARGRLMRAFGACARTVLLEELAQLPDAASGRPADGAQAARFSAPA
- a CDS encoding amino acid ABC transporter substrate-binding protein translates to MATLCWAGLAAPSAAEGRLDKIRATGQISLGFPDASPPFGFLDQNAKPVGYSLEICEHVAQKLKAVLGMNKLEVRHVPVMSATRIPLINNGTIDLECGTASNLPERHKLVSFAPTTFVAQVVLVAKKDTPVDVDDIASFRGKAISAQAGGETQRVATRINVRDKLDIQVMPAKDTAEVFLLVETGRAAGAINDDALAHATVAGAKRPADYKIGTKGLEFAPYGILEPKDDAAFKAAVDKAVVELIQDGTVARLYGKYFEQPIPPKGINLELPMSDVLRRALANPTDSGDEGAYR
- a CDS encoding GntG family PLP-dependent aldolase; protein product: MRNEHGEAADAPTVVDLRSDTVTRPTEAMYARMRSAPLGDDGLDADPTACALEETAAVMLGKAAGLFVPSCTMGNLLAILAQVQRSEQVLLEAQAHMLQTERGAATLTGAFLYGIAGTDGAMDLDRLEDALRPSASPLRTAMIALETSHNAAGGTVLPPDHMAAVAGIARARGIKVHLDGARLFNAATHLGVAPADLAAHVDTVSLCLSKGLSAPVGAVLAGDGPVIAAARRLRKMIGGTQRQVGIVAAAGLEAITVMGARLAEDHDRARQLSDGLNAMPPLAATAPQTNIVQVDVSRTGWDSARWVADLDAAGIRSRPLGARRLRLVTHRHIAPADVDRAVAAFRACLDAA
- a CDS encoding 3'-5' exonuclease, with the protein product MTVLALDFETANERRDSACAVGLAWIADGRVVRRESHLIRPPEMRFAPGNIRVHGILPADVADKPDFAAVMAPYLGDLARGLILAHNASFDIGVLRAGLTRAGLPVPDLAYLCTVQVSRRVFPAPEGCGLGKVARRLGIRFEHHDAGEDAYACAEIALAAMRERAVADMHALAAALGLPVTRAVGGPAVPRRAPGAISGRALAAFPEEPAALRFAMRGSTGNRYHVSLEERPGGPELRCTCTAGRYGMRCRHVKALEVGDITDLLSDNAGDVVLLARMLGAKTRVAGAA
- the ligA gene encoding NAD-dependent DNA ligase LigA; protein product: MAATKSEPLDLDLTAEEARAEYARLSDAILEADRLYYQEDAPEISDAEYDRLRRRLEDIEARFPDLAGTGAASTSVGAKPSEKFAKVRHAVPMLSLGNAFDDAEVAEFVARVRRFLGWSDDTPLAFTAEPKIDGLSLSLRYVNGRLDTAATRGDGEVGENVTANARTVQDIPAVLAGAGWPEICEVRGEVYLSHADFAAINARQEAAGKPLFANPRNAAAGSLRQLDPAITASRPLRFFAYAWGELSAPIAETQTGVLEQFATWGLPVNPRTETFTDTAAMLAHYRRIEADRAGLGYDIDGVVYKVDDLALQKRLGFVSRSPRWALAHKFAAQEATTVVEDIVINVGRTGSLNPLAKLRPVTVGGVVVSNATLHNEGYVKGVGADGEPIRDGRDIRVGDTVTVVRAGDVIPKVMDVDLTKRPADSRPYAFPESCPACGSRAVRAINPRTGRPDAVRRCTGGLICPAQGVERMKHFVSRNGFDIEGFGETYIEVLFEAGLVRQPADLFRLDFEELKAAIVARREALSAERRAESGTAEPPKKAAKKKGDEDDKAIKNLLAAVEARRAVPMNRLLFALGIPQIGEATAKALAKRFADMPTLIAAIREAAAAQPGPDWVELTAVPRVGGTTRDRLLDLGFPEDDAAPAKERARLSAVQRENLLAHYGDVDAVRAAIAQAAAQRPGDAYRVFADDGEIGPVATDALLLFFSEPHNADAVTALLDAVAVQPMERAAAASTFAGKTVVFTGALEKMTRNEAKAVAERLGAKVSGSVSAKTDLVVAGPGAGSKLKDAQKHGVRVVSEDDWLAMVAQG
- a CDS encoding MFS transporter, producing MTVSGTDLRVGLSGRPSLGLRPVRYGVFFATYLYQGLIAGFSLTALANHLAAQGVSSTEVGTHFALAGLPWTLQPLLWGPWVDRAGDTRMGRRRPFAVAALVGCHATLALLLVPGGHAVGALGLVFLVHSLFASLLDTACDRMIMDHVPARELGRVSACTRAGFVAGTSLSAALFGWSLASWGFSASAQCLFAAAIVASLPMLLVREAPSDPFWSLDRRGPAPRRVPFRRFLRRTVVALRRPRALRLLALCFGVDAALGLFELPFAIDLLQRQGWEAAGLSRLQAVLTLVSGTAGAVAVGVWSDRAGAASPLRALLLGSAVTFVLAGILIAAGLVGAAAPAILALTSVLPGLLIVALMPALLAASRGRPGAATQFEVYMASMNLGSVAGTAVAGWLAPALPLQAFAALVAATFFAAFRMARRGDLLSPRP
- a CDS encoding 4'-phosphopantetheinyl transferase family protein; the encoded protein is MSAVEVWIVDLALTPGQIDRCEAVLDAAERGRADRFLRPVDRARFRASHAALRLILGDALGLAPADVELLAGAGGKPELAGGARGAADFNLSHSGARALIGLARDASIGVDVEAVRPIADALRIAAAHFAADEVSALAGAPHGAVERRFFGLWTRKEAVVKALGSGLSLPLDRFSVSVPPEPPRLLRASGDASWNLDGPWSLAEIDCGSDHVATVAVRSAGAEITCHRLSDDWPDHLG